A window of Maioricimonas rarisocia genomic DNA:
ATCCCCGGCAGGGATTCCACCCCGACTGGAATACCTACATCTACAACTACGGGCGGAACGAGGTTCGGAACTTCCTCCTCTCGAGTGCCCGCTTCTGGTGCGACGTCTATCACGTCGACGGAATTCGCGTCGATGCGGTCGCGTCGATGCTCTACCTGGATTACTCCCGCAGCCACGGTGAGTGGGTGCCCAACTACCAGGGGGGACGCGAGAACCTCGAAGCGATCCAGTTTCTCAAGGACATGAACACGACGCTGCACGGGGAGTTTCCCGGCATCCTGACGGTCGCGGAAGAGTCGACCGCGTGGCAGGGTGTTTCGCGGCCCGTCTACGACGGCGGACTCGGGTTCACGATGAAGTGGGACATGGGCTGGATGAACGACTCGTTGCGGTACATCCGCCGCGATCCGATTCATCGCCGGCATCACCAGAACGAGCTGTCGTTCCGGATGATCTACGCGTTCCACGAGAACTTCGTGCTTCCCCTGTCGCACGATGAGGTCGTGCACGGGAAGCGTTCGCTGCTGTCGCAGATGCCGGGTGACGACTGGCAGAAGTTCGCGAACCTCCGCGTGCTGTACGGTTACCAGTACTCCACGCCGGGCAAGCCGCTGCTGTTCATGGGGGGCGAGTTCGGGCAGTGGACCGAGTGGAACCATGACACCGAACTCGACTGGGCGCTGCTGCGGTTCGAAAAGCATGACGGACTACGACGCTACATCGGCGACCTGAACCGTGTGTACCGTGACCACCCCGCGTTGCATCAACTCGACTGCGAACCGACCGGCTTCGAGTGGATTCAGGCCGACGATGCGGCCAACAGCACCTACGCATTCGCCCGGCACTCGAAGGACCGCCGCGAAACCGTCATCGTCGCCATCAACATGACCCCCGTCCCCCGGGAGGAATACCGGATCGGGGTGAGTGATCCCGGTTTCTACAAGGAGATCCTCAACAGCGACGCGGCCATCTACGGTGGCAGCAACCTGGGGAATGCCGGTGGCGTTCGGGCGGAGCGAGTCCCGATGCACGGTCGCGAGTACAGCGTGAAGGTCGTGCTGCCACCGCTCGCGGTCCTGATGCTCGCCATCCAGCATCCGGAACCGGAAGCGGACGAAGAATCGGCGTAAATCTCCGATGAGGATCGCGCGAGGGGCCGATTCGGGACGTCGCGTCCCGGAGCGAGGGGAATCCGGCCCCGGATTGCGGGAAATGAGGGCTGCGGACTCTTGCGTTCCCGAATTGCTCCTGTCAAAATCGCGGTTTCGCAAGCATTCCCGCGAAGTAAGAAGGCTTGACTGGCGATGTCATCTCTGTCGAAGGCGGATATTCGGAAACTGCGGAAGAAGCGCGCCCGGCTCAAGAAGAAGCTGAAGTGCCGTTTCTGCCCGGACGGTGTCATTCCGCGTCCGGTGTACGTGGATTACAAGGACGTGAAGACGCTCAAGACGCTGGTCGACCGCGAAGGTCGCATCCTCCCGCGTCGCCGCACCGGCACGTCAGCGATCTACCAGCGGGCTGTCCGTAAGGCGGTGCTTCGGGCCCGCTTTATCGGCCTGATGCCGTACGTCTCGGAAGACTGATCCGAGACGCGTCGCAGCTCCCCCGCGCGATGCTGCGACGCTCCGTTTGTGCTGATTGCTCCCCCCGGACCCGCGTCCGCTGATCGATTCGGTTGCCCGGGGGAGAGATCCCGACCGCGACGTCTTCGGGCGCGCCCTGGCATGTCGAACCTGCTGTCGACACTTTCGGCGAATCTGGCTGCGGTTCGGGACCGCATTGCGGCGGCCGCCGATCGCTCCAATCGCGATCCGGATGAGGTCGTCCTCGTTGCGGTCACGAAGTATGCCGAACTCGACTGGGTTCGGGGTCTGATCGATCTGGGCGTCACGCAGCTGGGCGAGAGTCGTCCGCAGCAGCTCGTCTCCCGGTCGGAATCGCTGGCGGGGCCGGTGACCTGGCACCTGATCGGGCACCTGCAGCGCAACAAGGTTCGACCGGTTCTCCCCGTCGCGACGTTGATTCATTCGGTCGATTCGTTTCGGCTGCTGGATCGCATCGAAACGATTGCGGAGGAACTGGGTGTTGCGCCACGCGTTCTGCTCGAAGTGAACGTGACGAGAGAAGAATCGAAAAACGGCTTCGTCCCTTCCGATCTGCTCGGGCATTCGGACCGGCTGACCGGATATCGGCATCTCGTCGTCGACGGCCTGATGACCATGGCACCGCGCGTGGACGACCCTGAACTGGCCCGGCCGGCATTTGCTTCGTTGCGTCAGCTGCGGGAGACGCTGGCGGCTGCCACTGGTCCGAACGTTCCACTTGGCGAACTGTCGATGGGGATGAGCGGGGACTTCGAGATCGCCGTCGAGGAAGGAGCGACGCTGGTGCGGATCGGCAGCGGTCTGTTCGCAGGGCTCGCGTCCGATGAGGCGCGTCCGTGAGCCTCGACCTGCGTCACGATGGCGGTGACGTTCTGCTGCCGGTTCAGGCCCGCCCCGGTGCAAAGCGGAACGAATGCGGCGGCGTTCACGACGGCCGGCTCAAGGTGGCCGTCACCCAGGCCCCCGAGAAGGGGAAAGCGAACCGGGAGATCGCCCGATTGCTGGTGAAAAGTTTGGGGCTCCGCCGCTCTCAGATCGCCCTCGAAGAGGGGGAGACGACGTCCCGCAAGCTGTTCCGGGTGCGTGACATCGACGAGTCCGAGTTGCGTCGGCGCGTGGATCAGCTCGGCGCTGACTGAACCACCAGGTTGTTTCAGCGGACGTGTTCGACCGTCAGGTGTTCCAGCATCTCGACCGAGACTTCGGTCGATTCGGGAAACTGATCCCATTCTTCGCCTTCGACGAGCGGCTCGCCGGTGTGCAGCAGGAAGCATTCGTCCGACTGCGGCACAAAGAACTTCCGGAACCAGAGCATGTTGGAGACGCGCGGCTGCGGATCGTAGAGCCGCACGCTGATGCCCTGCTCGAACCAGTCGTAAAGCATTCCGAAGAAGCCGCTCGGGATGTACTTGACGCATTGCATCTGGATGCCGATCGAGCGGCAGCGATCCTTCTTGACCAGATTGGTCAGCGTGTCCCGGATCAGCGACAGATCGGCGCCGTCCCAGATCTCCATATCTCCGATGTCAACGATGGTCACTCCCTGTACCGTCTGCAACGTCAGGCCGTGCGTGTTTTTTCGTTCCGCCATGCGATCTTTGCAGTGTGTTGGGATGTGATTGTTAAGCCGGGGATTCATCCTCCGGCGACGGTCATGTGGGGTAACGCAAACGCCGGGCCGGTCTTCGCCTTCCCTTTCGGGAGTTTGTCTCGCATGCATCTAAGTAACGTTCTGAATGCGTGTTGTGAGATGTAGTCGGCGGTACAGATGCGGTTCGTGCGGTGTGCGCGGGTTGTATTTCTGGTTCATCGCCCGCGTCATGTTGACACACGGCGACACTGATTCGATGGCGCTTCAGGATGTTGACAACGGGATGTTCGACAGATTGAACATCTGTCGGTGCGACTGGCCCGGTATGACGACTGACCGACAACGGCTGAGAGGAGTGCTGCGGCGTCAGAGAACTCTACCACCAAGCGGGCGCAGTGCTGCCGCGAGCGGGAAAGAGTCGCCGTCTCGTCGCAGGACGTGTCGAATGTGAGGACCGTGGGATCGTTACGCCCGGCGCCGATTGCGCCGGCCACCGACGAAGCTTTCGATCACCATGTTCCCCATGTCCTGGGCATTGCAGGTCGCGCTGATGCCGCCAGAGACCTGCGCCATCTGCTCGACGAAGTTCGCCAGCTCCAGGTAGAAGTAGTCTTCGATCAAAGCGAAGCTGGAGATGTGGATGCCTTCTTCGGCACACCGCTTCGCTTCGCTGAGCGTGATCCGCGTCGTCTTCGGGGACGGCGGATAGATGAGGACGATGTCGCGGCCCTCGATGTGAGCCGTCGGTTCACCGTCGGTAATGACGATGATCTGGCGGTTCGGCGTCGACTGGCGGGCCAGCAGTCGCCGGGCAAACTGCAGTCCCGCGTGGATGTTCGTGAAGTGTTCGGGCACGAACTTCGGTGGATGATCGAGACTGATTCGCAGGTGAACCCGAGGGTCGAAGATGCTCACCGGCTTCGGGGCCGAATACAGCAGTTCGCGTTCGGAAAGTGGCGACGCATACGTATAGAAGCCCACGACCTGCAGCCAGTCCTGCTGATACTTCGAACGAACCAGCGACTGCATCGCCATGGCGACCTGCTTGGCGGCTCCGAACTTGCCGTATCGCATCATGCTGCCGGACATGTCGAGCAGAACGACCGTCGCACATGACGTCTGGTACTCGGTGTCGTAAATGACCAGGTCGTCTTCGGTCACGCGGATCGGTTTTCCCCCACCCTGCCGATGCAGCGCGTTACGAAGTGTCTCCTGCATATTGAGATTGCTGACCGGATCGCCGTAGGTGTACGGCTTCGACTCTTCGTGAATCGTCTGTCCGGCACCGCGAAACTCGGTGTCATGCCGGCCCAGCGTTCCCTTGTTGCGTACGTCGAACAGCGCTTCGAGCGCCCGATTCTCGACGCGGCGAACTCCCTTGGGCGTGACGACGTACTTTCCGTCCCGGTCCTTCTCGACGTAACCCCGCTTGACCAGCATGTCGACGATGTCCGGATGCTCTCCTTCCCAATCATCGAGGTTGGGGAGCACCTGATCGCCGTAGTTCATCATGTACTCGGAGAGTTCGTCGAAGATCTGGTCCGCCGACTGCGGCGTGAATTCTTCGGAACCGTCCCAGCGAGAGTATTCGAATGTGGCCATGCGTTGGTCTCCTCGGTCCCGAGAGCGCTCCGCGTGAGTGTCGACTCGGTCTTGCGGATGGGAATCGACCGCTCAGGATTTGTCGGATGACGGAGCGGACGATCCCCCCGAGTCTCCGCCTCGCCCGCGTCCACCGCGTCGCCGGCGATTGCCGCGGCCTCCACGTCCGCGTCGTCGACCACGGCTCTTCTTCTTTTCGGGAGAATCCTCCGTCGGCGGAGATCCGCTGTTCCTGGTCTCCTCCGATTTGCGAGGCTCAGACGGCGACGTCTCCTTCGGCTTTGCGACTTCGGTCGACGCTGCTTCGGGAGGTGGCGTGACCAACTCGCCCGGAACTTTGATTGCCGGCTCCGGCGGAGCCTCGACGGTCTCGCTGACGGTCTCCACCTCGGGGGGGCGCTGTCGCCGTTCGGACGGCTCGAGCTCGATATCGAGAAACGGATCGAGCGGCGGTGGTTCGGCTCGCACGGCTCGTTTCGGTTCGATCAGCTGCATGAAAGTCCCGGAATCGGTGCATCCGCACGTGACGGTCACCTGCCGGGCCGGAACCCGTCGTTCGACACCGCACGTCGGGCATCGCCACAGGCGGCGGACTTCCAGGTCCAGTCGCAGGCCGGGGCCTTTCATTCATTCCTCCACGTATACGTGACCGCTGGTCCCTTCCGGACTTTGCCCGGCTACGAACTACATTCTAGACTTCGCGAGTGACTTCGACACCCAAGCGGAGCGATGAGCCGCATGACCGGCACGACTGATTCAGCCGAACGGACCGATGAAGCGACCGGATTCCGGATCGCGGGCAGTGATCTCGCGCAGACGGCCCGCGGCCTCCTGATGGGGGGGGCCGACATCATCCCCGGCGTCTCGGGGGGGACTGTCGCACTGATCCTCGGCATCTACGAACGGCTGGTCACGTCCATCAGCCATTTCGATACGACTCTCGTTCGACAGCTGGGCCGGAAGGAGTGGAAGGCAGCCGCCGAACGGATCAATTTCCGTTTTCTCGCCTTCCTCGGCCTCGGCATCGGCCTGGGCGTTGCCGCGCTGGGCAGCCTGATGCATGGGCTGCTCGAACACTATTACCAGTTCACCATGGCGGCGTTCTTCGGGCTGATCGCGGCCTCGGCCCTGCTGGTCGCCCGCATGGTCGAGCGATGGAACGCGGCTGCGGTGGTGGCCATTGTTCTCGGGGCGCTGTTCGCGTTCTGGCTGGTCCGGCAGCCCGCCCTGCAGCAGCCTCCGGAAGGCCTGGGGTACGTGTTCATCTGCGGCATGGTGGCCATCTGCGCGATGATCCTGCCGGGCATCAGCGGATCGTTCATCCTGCTGATCATGGGGAAGTACCACGACATCACCGGCATCATCAAGGAGACGCTGAAGCTGCACATCACGCTGGAATCGATCTCGACGGTGGCGGTCTTCGGTGCCGGCTGCGTGCTCGGGCTGATCGGCTTCAGCAAGTGCCTGCGGTGGCTGCTGGCCCGCCACGAGTCGCTGACGATGTCGGTGCTGTGCGGATTCATGGCCGGATCGCTCTGGAAGATCTGGCCGTTCCAGCGCGACGTCTCTCCTGAGGGAGTGACCGAGTTCAAGCACCGCGTCTACGAGCACATCCCGCTGTTGGACGTCCCGATCGATGGACGCTTCTGGCTGACGATCGCCATCGCAGTCGTTGCCGGCGGACTCGTCCTGGCGCTCGATTACTTCACGGCAGGACACGAGCACGTGCCGCCGCTCAAGGAAGAGGAAGAAGAGCCGGTCGCCACGCAGGTGTGAATGGCCAATCGCTTGCCGCAACGCCTACGTTCGCAGCAGCTGATCGCGCGACGCAATCGCCCCGCAGGTGTGGGCGATCAGATCGACGATCGCGGACACGTCCCGCAGATCGAACAGCTCGGCCGCCGAGTGGGAATAGCGTCGCGCCAGGCCGATCGTCATGGCGGCGACGTCGCCGGACGCCTGCTGGGCCGACGTCGCATCGGTGATCCCGGCGGTGTCGACGATCAGCTGGTAGGGAATCCCCTGCTCGTCGGCAACGCGGCGGAACAGGTTGCGAAGCGGGCCGTGCGTCGAGAGTCCCTTGGTCTCGCGGACCTTCAGCAGCGGACCCCCGCCGATCTGCCAGGGGAGTTCATCTGGTCGCAAGTCGGGGGTGCCGCCCGACGGAACGGTGTCGATCGCGATGACGACATCCGGCTGAACGCGTCGCGTGGCCACTTCAGCTCCGCGCAGGCCGATTTCCTCTTCGACCACGACAACGAACTCGAGGTGTGCCTCGGGACGCTTCTGCCGAAGACGCTTGGCCAGTTCGAGCAGGCACGCGCAGCCGGCCCGGTTGTCGACTGCCTTCCCGAAGTACCGTTGGGGATGGGCCGTCGCTGTCAGCGGTCCGTGAAACGTGACCGGCGTCCCCGGCTCGATCCCCCACTCGACTGCTTCGGCCTGTGATGTGGCCCCGATGTCGATGTACTGCTCTGAGACCGGGGGAACGGTCCGTGCTTCCGACGCCGCCAGGACGTGTCCCGGTTTGACGCCGATGACTCCCTCGAGCGATCCACTGGCGGTGTGGACCCGGACTCTCTGACCGGGGAGCACCATTTCGGTGGGGTGACCCAGGCGGGTAAACCGCAGAAAGCCGTCGGCGAGCACCGACGTCACCAGAAAGCCGATCTCGTCCGCGTGGGCGGTGATCATGATCCGCAGTGCGTCGGCGGTTGTGCCGGCCAGTGACGCGTAAACGTTGCCCCGCACGTCGTGCTCGACCTGTTCGCAGAAGCTTCCAAGCTGTTCGGACATGTATCGCAGGACCGGCTCTTCGAAACCGGTGGGAGCATCGAGGTCCGTCAGTCGCCTTAAATGGGCCAGCAGCGCCTCGGCTTGCCCGGCAGGCTGGTTGCAATCCGGAGAGGAAGTCATAAGGCTGGTGTCAGCTCGCTGAAAGTGGCTGCAGAAGAACGGAATTCAACACCGGAGAGACGATGCAAACGAGCGTGCATTCTAGCGTGTGGGGACTGGTCATGCTGCTGAGCGTGGCCGCCATGCCCGCCAGAGCTGAATTGAAGGTCGGGGCCGCGGCAGTCGACATCACGCCGCAGATCGGTACGCCGATGGCCGGCTACTACAACCTGCGTGCTTCTGAGGGCGTGCATGATCCACTGCATGCCAAAGTGATCGTGCTCGACGCTGGCGTGCAGCGGGCGGCGCTGATTGGACTGGATCTGATCAGTACGACGCAGTGGATGACGGACGAGTCGCGGCGGCTCATCGAAGAGCAGACGGGGATTCCGGGCGATCACGTGATGCTCACCGCCACGCACGCTCACACCGGGCCGATCCTCAGCAAGTCCAGCCGTCGCTACGACGTCTTCGGCGCCACCAACGATCTGGCCGTGCAGTACATGTCGCGGCTTCCCGACAAGATTGCCGAAGGTGTCCGGACGGCCGTCGAGCGTCTCGAGCCGGCAACCGTTTCGACGGCGAGCGGCGTGGAGGAGCAGCTTGCCTTTAACCGGCGGTTCTTTATGACGGACGGTTCTGTCGGCTGGAATCCCGGCAAGCTCAACCCGCGGATCGTGCGCGAAGCCGGACCGGTCGACCCGGAAGTGCCTGTCGTCTACTTCGCCGATGCCGACGGCAACCCACTGGCGACGTACGTCAATTACGCGATGCACCTGGATACGGTCGGCGGCACGCAGTTTTCGGCCGATGCTCCCGCCACGCTTGCCGGGTTGCTGGCGGCGGTGAAGGGGGACAGCATGGTGACGCTATTCACCCCCGGCTGCTGCGGCGACGTGAACCACGTCAACGTCCGCAGTTCGCTGCCGCAGAAAGGACCTGAAGAAGCCGCGCGAATCGGAACGCATCTCGCCGCCAACGTGCTGCGAAGCTACGAACGTCTCGAGCCGGTCGCGTCGACGCCGCTGCGGATTCGCCGGGAAGTTGTCGAACTGCCGCTGCCCGAGGTGAGCGATGCCGATTTCGCTGCCGCCGAGGAGACGCTGCGTCGCTTCAAGGACCCTGGGGAAGGTCGCCGTCCGCCGTTTCGCGAGGTCGTCAACGCCTTCAAGGTTGTCGATGTGGTCGAGCGCGAAGGACGTCCGTTCGAGGTCGAGGTGCAGACGATCGCACTCGGAGATTCGATCGCATGGGTCAGTCTGCCGGGCGAGATCTTCACCGAGCTGGGGATAACGATCAAACAGGGCTCCCCGTTCGATCGGACGATCGTGGCGGAGCTGTCCAACGGCAGCATCGGTTACATTCCGAATCGCGAGGCGTATCCGCAGGGCGAATACGAGGTCATCAGCGCCCGTTGTGCGGCCGGCTCGGGCGAAATCCTCGTCGATACGGCTCTGGACTCGCTTCGCGAGCTGTACGCCGAGCACGCCGCCCAGATCGCCGCAGAAAAATAGCCCATCAGCGTCGCCGCTGCGTGCGGCGCCAGACCTTGTAGCCATATTCGATCGCGAACCAGTCGGCGAATCGTTCGCGCTCGACCGAACGCACATTGCGCTGGTCCACGATGTGCCCGACCTCGTGGATCAGCACACTGTGCAGGTAGAAATCACGAACCGCCTGTGGTGTCCAGACCAGTTCCCACCTGTTCCCTTTCTGACGCCAGCGACCGCCGAACATCTTCGCTTCAATCTGCTGCTGGGGCAGCGGTGGGCGGCGGTAGCATTCGACGAGCGTTTCTTCGACCGGATACAAATAGGCGGCCGTGCCCCACTGCAGGCCGTACCGCGCGAACAGAGCCCGCTTGCGGGTCATGCGGCTCAGCTGGACGACTTCGACCTGTCGGCGAAACCGGGCCGGCAACATGTCGAGGCGCTGGCGGATCTGGTCGGCCGTTACGGCGTGCACGTACCCTGTGCCGGCAGACTCGACGCGGATCCGCAGCGGCCCACCCTCCGGTTCGAACCAGGGTTCGGGAGAATCAAACGGAACGCGAATCGGCTCGGGAGCGGGCCGGCGATTGCGAAACGCCGGGCGAACTGTGCCCCCTCTGCGCAGACTCGATCGCCGGGCGTGGCGGGCGGGTTGCCGGGAAAGCTTGCGATCGCGGGATCGGGAAGCGTGCATGGCAGCGGTTCCGGCTCAACGACGCGGTCCATCGTGACGAACGAATTCGTCCGTGACGGTCAGCGCTGTTAGAGCGGTCCACGCAGCGCACTCCTCCGTGTCAATCCGTACCATCCATGTTACGAGTCTGACAGGACGGGAGGCAAGAAGACAGCTGTAAGTGCCGTGCGGCAAAGAGATTAAGTGCCTCGTTTCAGGTGGCAGTTGCCGGGCGGATCGTCGCTGCCGCGCCAACCATGCGACTCAGCCGGGTGGGAGCGCTCCAATGAACTTGCGCTTGTCCACCGGCTGTTTGACGGTCTTGCCCAGTTCCGCGAGCCGTGGCTTCAGGAACCCGGCATCACCCGGGCTGAGCGACTGGAAGTCGACCGCCGGGCCTCCGCGGTGGCCGTCTGCGGCGAAGATCTTCAGCGGGTCGTCATCCTTACCCGCTTCGCGGTCGCTCCAGTTGTAGCGTCGACCGCCATCGCTGCCACTCGTGAGCGCTTCGCTCTGCCCTTTGGGAAGTGTCCCCTCGACGGTGACTTCGGCACCCGTGGTCGCAGCGAATAGATTCTGGAAGACGCCCAGTCCGGAACTTCCCTGCTGCGGCGGTCCGGCGAACAGGATGGCGGTGTGGCCGCCGTAGAACGTGTTATTGGCGATCTTCACCCGTTGCAGATCGATGCCTGCTGCGAAGCGGATCGCCTGTTGGGCGTTGTAAAACATCGAGGTGGCAATGGTGACATCGGCGACGTTGTCACCGAAGTGCAGCCCTGACTGAAGCGGACCCAGGAATCGACAGCCCTCAATGAGGATCTGCGCTGTGGGGCCAGGCAGGTTCGATTCCGTCAGGCGGATGCCGACGGCGTGCGGATTGCCCGCTTCGAAACGGATCTGCCGCAGCTCGGTGCGGGCGTTGCGCAATCCTCGTGCTCCGGCGGCTTCGATACCGGTTTGCACAAACCCGCGGAGCGACAGGTTGTTCAGCTTCGTGCGGACCAGGTAGCCGCCGATCTTCACAGCAACATCTTTTCCTTCCGCATCGATTGTCAGCCCGTCGAGAGTGATTCCTTCGGCCTGGACGTTGATGACCGGTTCCGGGCCGGACGGCTTGAGCACGGGAGGATTGGCCGGGTCGGCAGCAACGATCTGGACGTTCTCGGGGAACAGCGTCCCCAGTCCGGAATTGTCGATCACAATCCGTTCGGCGTACGTTCCCGAAGCAATCCTGATCGTCCGGGCATCGGCCCCGGCGGCGGGATGGAAGTTATTGCGAACGTAATCGAGGGCGGCGCCGATCGTGCGGAAGTCTCCCTCCGGGCCCACGGTGATCTCCGGGCCGAGATTCTTTGGCGGTGCCGGATCTGCAGCACCTCCGGTCTCGGCAGGAACAGTGGTCGTTGCGGTCCCTTCCTCTCCCTCGTCCGGATCGGATGGACTGCTCACCGCGCTCCAGACGCCCAATGCGATCAGTACGACCACTGCGGCACTGCCGACGGCAATGAGCGGTTTGCGATACTGGCGTAGCAACTCGAACCGGTCCGTGACTGGTTCGGCCTCGATGACCGCGGAGTCCCCACCGGTTTTGACCGCCCTGTCCCCCTTGACCTTGCTGTCGCCTTGCCGCGTACGGCTGTCGCCAGGCCGGGTACGCGAACCTCTCTGGATCGCTGACTCTGTGGCGATGTCCGAAAGCGACCGCCGTGCGTCGGAGCCCGGCGATGCCGATGCGGGCGACGCATGAGGGACGTGGTCCGCTTCGACAAACGGCGTGGTCGACTCGGAGGCGCCGGTCTGGATCGCTGAACTGTCGAAGGTCACTGCCGAGCCGGAACTGCCTCCGTTGGAGCGTTCGACGGTCTTCTTGCCCGCTTCCAGCTGTGAGAGAAACGCGCCGAGTTCATCCTCATCTTCGGCATCACCAGTCGCAACGGCGGCCGACGAAGTCCCGGAGTCCTCGGACAGGGCGGGAATATCGCTGCGAGTGGCCGAGTC
This region includes:
- a CDS encoding serine/threonine-protein kinase, whose product is MKISLDSFVAVVRRSGLIEGSRLDSLLDEFRDKAPDRTEAQMFAAFLVRNKKLTAWQAEKLLHGKHKGFFLGKYKLLRLLGKGGMSSVYLAEHVLMRRRCAIKVLPAKRVNDASYLGRFHREAQAVAALDHPNIVRAYDVDSESDSRMEIHFLVMEYVEGKSLLEIILDDGPLRPIEAAEIMRQAAMGLHHAHNAGLVHRDIKPGNLLVDTHGIVKLLDLGLARFFDGEEESLTIQHDEKVLGTADYLAPEQAIDSHSVDARADIYSLGCTLYFSLTGHPPFTEGTLAQRLLAHQNREPNPVEAERDDVPPSLLAILGQMMAKDREDRYQSASALASNLHQWLDENGGEEWAALTEKIAQKSSDTAIKAGLRRSGTGSSLKGTSDSATRSDIPALSEDSGTSSAAVATGDAEDEDELGAFLSQLEAGKKTVERSNGGSSGSAVTFDSSAIQTGASESTTPFVEADHVPHASPASASPGSDARRSLSDIATESAIQRGSRTRPGDSRTRQGDSKVKGDRAVKTGGDSAVIEAEPVTDRFELLRQYRKPLIAVGSAAVVVLIALGVWSAVSSPSDPDEGEEGTATTTVPAETGGAADPAPPKNLGPEITVGPEGDFRTIGAALDYVRNNFHPAAGADARTIRIASGTYAERIVIDNSGLGTLFPENVQIVAADPANPPVLKPSGPEPVINVQAEGITLDGLTIDAEGKDVAVKIGGYLVRTKLNNLSLRGFVQTGIEAAGARGLRNARTELRQIRFEAGNPHAVGIRLTESNLPGPTAQILIEGCRFLGPLQSGLHFGDNVADVTIATSMFYNAQQAIRFAAGIDLQRVKIANNTFYGGHTAILFAGPPQQGSSGLGVFQNLFAATTGAEVTVEGTLPKGQSEALTSGSDGGRRYNWSDREAGKDDDPLKIFAADGHRGGPAVDFQSLSPGDAGFLKPRLAELGKTVKQPVDKRKFIGALPPG